The following is a genomic window from Mya arenaria isolate MELC-2E11 chromosome 4, ASM2691426v1.
TACCTACACTCGTAGTGATAGACAAACCTAAGTTGATTTACATCTGGTTTCAACCCTTCAGGGATCTCAAACACTAGGGATATAAGACCCTATGTATACTGTTGCTTTCATTTATGAACAATTACGCTATTCAAGGTTAAAGCCAATCAAACTAACAACAAGTACAACAACATAATAGACTTAATGgtcatttaaaatttcatttattttattatgaatgacaACATGGTCCCTCTATGTCTACTATGCTACGCAAGCGGCATTAGAATGTACTTGTCTATGCCATAAAGACCTACACCTCATAGAGCGCAGGTAGAATGAATCTGGTCAGTATTCGATATTTCAGTTGAGCGTCTCCATGACCTGGCTGGTgctcttattttattttgcttttaaccatatataaatatttcattttaattatttaaccaTTCTTGACAAAGAGTTGTAATCTCTCAGAGCAACGTTGGCAAATGTATGAACTAACTGATTTTCCTTTTTAAACCGTTAGGTGGTCAAAGGTTTACTATTGTGTTAAAAGTTtaactcaaatatttaaagaagaCATATAACGCTTATGATACTCGTCAAAGGTAATATATGATTGATGGATTTATTCACTAATCGTCAATACCCGGGAACAGACTAAAGGGATTACGTGTTGTGACCCCATCCTGAACACATGCATTTTCTCTTCGATAAAACACCGCGTTGGTGCCATGGGTATTCATTTTGCGGATACAGAGGAGACCTCCAAACCCACCAAAATAAATCGTATTTGATGTAGCACAAAGAACTAGTAAGTCTCTATCTTCTCTAAGTTGCATTATATCTGGTTTCAACACTTCAGGGATCTAAATCCCTAGAGATATAAGACCAGATTTTTagtgttgcttttatttatgaaCAGTTACGCCATTCAAGGTTAAAGCCTGTGAAACTAACAACAAGTTCAACAACATAGTAGGCTAAATggttatttaaacttttatttatttggttaTGAATGAGAGCATTGGTTTTCGTAATATAGAACATTTGTAACACTACACTGTACGtcaaaatagcaaaaaaagaaataaaaacattattgcacCAGAAATACAGTTACTTTGCTGCAGGAAACAGATGAATGGTATGTAATGACTAAGCTTGTACAGTTAATATTTAGCAGTGCAGTGTCCGGTGGTATGGCACTGTCTGTTTTTGCCTTCACTGGTAGGTCGATGGTTGCTGCCCCTGGGGGTAGGGCACGGCACCGTATTGTTGGGGGACGGGCTGGTTGTAGCCCTGCCCGGGAGTTCCATACCCCGGAGTCGTGTTGGCAACGACTTGTACGTGAGTTGGTCCTCGGTGCTGGAAAACCAATTCATCACGTTAAGTTTTACATTTGATAGGAGTattgatttctatttatttgaaataattattacaacattaattttgacctTATAAATTTGCGAATTGGCTGATTTAAGTTTCACCTTCTCGTCTTTCATGACCAACATCGGATTGCAGAAGGTTATGCAGCCAATTGTcgctaatgcaccagtcaattgtaaccacggcccctaagatccggggaatagcggggactttgacttttggtccagccaagcccggctaaaatccccgctctGTGGGGACGAAccgctggtaaaatccccgccaaatgcccccgaaccccaggggccctaggtaaggcccattccctgctatttttggtgcaaagacaaaaccaccgcattcacccggcactgtggggcgttaaaacacggcccattttcccggctatccccggtatatccccggacgtggggggccgtggtaacaattgactggtgcataagacgAATATAAACACCGCAAAATTGTGACATTTTTGGAGCTACGTATATTGCAGAAATGTAAAATCCGGAATAATTTAAGACAAATAATGTATTCGATCCTTTTaattccgtttgaaaattaaaaaccgGACATGATATCAAGAAAGAATCGTATGGATATTATGTGCGCTCTGCTAAATCGTGGCCACTCAATtggttgtatatatgtttatgacgACATTTCCTgtatatagagaatactaggttagtgccgtgggttaaggaagtttatctggcaaggcggataAATTCTGCTGTCGAGCCAGATTTAATAACTTCCTACATCCATgccactaacctagtattctatttatccggttactttgttgttgttttttttcaaaattaatgttgacATCGAAACACTAGGTGTTCATGATTAAATGTGCCCCCAAAttagttctcaaaactgttcaattttattcaatacgtttatagccaaagtaattgcattttaatacgtcaatataaattaaaaaacacgAAAGCTCATAAAAGTACATTAACGTGGATCAGTCACcacacattatataataatgtaacaattattccgcaagtcacagaaTTCACAGGTCATGATTCAAAATCACGAGCGTTTACAAACAATCGTCACATGTTCAACGGATTCAATTCATGTTGATGTTTAAGAACAaagtgttggatgttcagaaccGCGTCGGGAAGGAGCGAACtcatttctgttgtaaatgATAtgttgtcattcaccacagaaattgaattaactatcgttgaatgctgcacatTTTTCAGCATTAGCGAGTGAGTAAAGTGCATAGTAGATTTTCAGGCCGATTTTCTTTCCAATTGTCagtacagtttaaaaaaatgctgtaTAACTGCTtgtaattataatgtattttttcatgCAGCAACTTAGTTTTTCATGTCGACGGGAATAAAATACAAAGATAAAATAGGATAACATAAAACACCAAATGGTTCAAGTTTAGTCATATATTTGATGACGACCAACACTTAATACATTACTCACATATCTGTGTCGTCTGCGCCGAcaaatgatgatgaaaacagTGGCGAAGACGCAGAAAAAGAAGCAGCCAACGACGATTCCAGCAATGACCCCTCCCGCCAGAGGGCAGTCCGAGTAATCCCCGCAAGGGTTGTAACCGTTACACATTAGCTTGTCCGAGATACACCGCCCGTTGTCACAGGCATGCTCATCGGAATAGCAGTAGcctgaaaattaaataaataatactgtacttttatataaaatgtatgctTCAATCTCTTGAACGTTCATGATAAGTCAAGCCAATCTGactaaatgtttgtattgtttcgTAAATTACTTGTAAAAAAACTTGTCATCGATAAACTCAACATTCGTACAATTGCAATAGTGGCAGATGAATTACTGGGcacatcgtcggcaaccacggcgCTTTcctccgttacacttcatacgtACAACGCATAGCGTAGTGcgtatcgggggtatccgacgatgtacTGGGCATTAAGGCTTACATAATACATAACGAGGACAATATGTTATTCGAACCCCACGATGGACGGTTCCACTTGAACAGACTCGAGGGGACCGAATCTCACTGTGGACACTTTTTTGAACACATGAACAGGCGTTCGTGAAAACTATGTGAGCACTTGAACACGGGAGCAGACTCAATAACCTCAAAATGCAATGTGGACACTTTCACTTGAACACGGAAATAGACTCAATGGGCTCAAAATACAATGTGGACACTTTCACTTGAACTCGAGAGCAGACTCAATGGGCTCAAAATGTAATGTGATAACTTTCACTTGAACACGGGAGCAGACCCAATGGGCTCAAAATGCAATGTGGACACTTTCACTTGAACACGAGAGCAGACTCAATGGGCTCACAATGCAATGTGGACACTTTCACTTGAACTCGAGAGCAGACTCAATGGGCTCAAAATGCAATGTGGACACTTTCACTTGAACTCGAGAGCAGACTCAATGGGCTCAAAATGCAATGTGGACACTTTCACTTGAAAACGGGAATATACACAATGGGCTCAAAATGTAATGTGGACACTTTCACTTGAACTCGAGAGCAGACTCAATGGGCTCAAAATGCAATGTGGACACTTTCACTTGAAAACGGGAATATACACAATGGGCTCAAAATGTAATGTGGACACTTTCAATTGAACACGAGAGCAGACTCAATGGGCTCAAAATGCAATGTGGACACTTTCACTTGAACGCGGGAGCAGACCCAATGGGCTCAAAATGCAATGTGTACATCACTTGAACACGGGAGCAGATTCAATGGACTCAAAATGCAATGTGTACATCACTTGAACACGGGAGCAGACTCAATGGGCTCAAAATGCAATGTGGACACTTTCACTTGAACACGGGAGCAAATTCAATGGACTCAAAATGCAATGTGGACACTTTCACTTGAACACGGGAGCAGATTCAAAGGGCTCAAAATGCAATGTGGACACTTTCACTTGAACACGGGAGCAAATTCAAAGGGCTCAAAATGCAATGTGGACACTTTCACTTGAACACGGGAGCAGACTCAATGGGCTCAAAATGCAATGTGGACACTTTCACTTGAACACGGGAGCAGACCCAATGGGCTCAAAATGCAATGTGGACACTTTCACTTGAACACGGGAGCAGACCCAATGGGCTCAAAATGCAATGTGGACACTTTCACTTGAACACGGGAGCAGACCCAATGGGCTCAAAATGCAATGTGGACACTTTCACTTGAACACGGGAGCAGATTCAAAGGGCTCAAAATGCAATGTGGACACTTTCACTTGAACAAGGGAGCAAATTCAATGGGCTCAAACAGCAATGTGGACACTTTCACTTGAACACGGGAGCAGATTCAATGGGCTCAAAATGCAATGTGGACACTTTCATTTGAACACGGGAGCAGACTCAATGGGCTCAAAATGCAATGTGGACACTTTCACTTGAACACGGGAGCAGATTCAATGGGCTCAAAATGTAATGTGGACACTTTCACTTGAACACGGGAGCAGACCCAATGGGCTCAAAATGCAATGTGGACATCTCTTGAATACGGGAGCAGATTCAATGGACTCAAAATGCAATGTGTACACTTTCACTTGAACACGAGAGCAGACTCAATGGGCTCAAAATGCAATGTGGACACTTTCACTTGAACACAAGGGCAGACCCAATGGGTTCAAAATGCAATGTGTACATCACTTGAACACGGGAGCAGATTCAATGGGCTCAAAATGTAATGTGGACACTTTCACTTGAACACGGGAGCAGACCCAATGGGCTCAAAATGCAATGTGTACACTTTTACTTGAACACGGGAGCAGATTCAATGGGCTCAAAATGTAATGCGAACACTTTC
Proteins encoded in this region:
- the LOC128231961 gene encoding uncharacterized protein LOC128231961 isoform X2 codes for the protein MLLQSERSIAIGSTTSCTRDWLEVFDGPNVRSRYVDGLLNRQCGFSISSQVFKTSGNALTLSFHSGSSIQYSVFDMVITSYHTGYCYSDEHACDNGRCISDKLMCNGYNPCGDYSDCPLAGGVIAGIVVGCFFFCVFATVFIIICRRRRHRYHRGPTHVQVVANTTPGYGTPGQGYNQPVPQQYGAVPYPQGQQPSTYQ